A part of Cataglyphis hispanica isolate Lineage 1 chromosome 7, ULB_Chis1_1.0, whole genome shotgun sequence genomic DNA contains:
- the LOC126850930 gene encoding probable 39S ribosomal protein L24, mitochondrial, which produces MRLTSTLLKRIGEWSKKYANLPDSYIERAMAQVYWRTPRGKPNYLPRSIERKDFRFSIHRPWTNQFHRDNRPGQRHKFIHVEPIKDWSFFRGDRVEVLVGNDKGKQGIVKEIYQERNWVIVEGLNTKLKCIMKDKQFPGLYMKEEQPLLVITQIQLVDPSDMRGTAIEWRYTEDGQKVRISLRTGRVIPIPVSNEETIDYKSPKFYHEQAKDTSKAETEKITFMPSLKTFEMDIMDEMGIKDDRIQKSYYWY; this is translated from the exons ATGAGATTAACGTCTACCTTATTAAAACGCATAGGAGAATggtcaaaaaaatatgcaaatttaccAGATAGTTATATAGAACGGGCTATGGCACAG gtTTATTGGAGAACACCTCGTGGTAAGCCAAATTATTTGCCACGTTCGATTGAAAGGAAAGATTTTCGTTTCTCAATACATCGTCCATGGACTAATCAATTCCATCGTGATAATAGACCTGGTCAGAGACATAAATTCATTCACGTTGAGCCTATTAAGGATTGGAGTTTCTTTAGGGGTGATAGG GTAGAAGTTTTAGTAGGGAATGATAAAGGAAAGCAAGGGATTGTAAAAGAAATCTATCAAGAAAGAAATTGGGTAATTGTTGAAGGACTTAATACAAAACTAAAATGCATTATGAAGGATAAACAGTTTCCTGGTTTATATATGAAGGAGGAACAGCCATTATTAGTAATCACACAAATACAGTTGGTTGATCCTTCAGACAt GCGAGGAACTGCAATAGAATGGCGATACACAGAAGATGGCCAAAAAGTTCGCATATCCTTGAGAACTGGTAGAGTAATTCCTATTCCTGTTTCGAATGAAGAAACAATAGATTATAAATCTCCTAAGTTTTATCATGAACAAGCAAAAGATACAAGTAAAGCcgaaacagaaaaaataacttttatg cCATCATTGAAGACTTTTGAGATGGATATCATGGATGAAATGGGTATTAAAGACGATCGTATTCAGAAGAGCTATTATtggtattaa
- the LOC126850931 gene encoding uncharacterized protein LOC126850931, translating into MQVTMLIWTIRKSVPCNLRRIAACVTYRNKTRTKIPRYCNESNLLSTSLPNFASCRIYSTESEVSLPMLVEGAPVHIPSLLTPLKLLYLSIFRITPYIDQEFNVDEFLKGAKHATVVISKALTNKDYESLQELVTEDLIEILKAKIETLSPHQRQLIAVDEDDMLFYVLSDIAATVGEEHSIKITVICHYIQGLAEKKNKMMTGMIDFTIAKHLICNYTFTRKYVNNIGGPWIATFVNHYSMP; encoded by the exons ATGCAAGTTACAATGTTAATCTGGACAATTAGAAAAAGTGTACCGTGCAATCTACGACGAATTGCTGCATGTGTTACTTACAGAAACAAAACGAGAACAAAGATCCCACGATATTGCAATGAATCAAATCTACTGTCTACATCGCTTCCGAATTTTGCTTCTTGTAGAATTTACAGCACCGAATCGGAGGTTTCCTTGCCTATGCTAGTGGAAGGGGCTCCTGTACACATACCGTCTCTTTTAACTCCATTAAAGcttctttatttatcaatttttagaattactCCATACATAGATCAAGAATTTAATGTTGATGAGTTTCTTAAAGGAGCCAAACAT GCAACAGTAGTAATATCTAAAGCTTTAACAAATAAAGATTATGAATCTTTACAAGAGCTTGTAACAGAAGATTTGATAGAGATTTTAAAAGCAAAGATTGAGACCCTTAGTCCTCATCAAAGACAATTAATTGCAGTAGATGAAGatgatatgttattttatgtgtTATCTGACATTGCTGCTACAGTAG gTGAGGAGCATTCCATTAAAATTACAGTAATTTGTCATTACATCCAAGGTCttgctgagaaaaaaaataaaatgatgactGGAATGATAGATTTTACTATAGcgaaacatttaatatgtaattatacattCACCCGtaagtatgtaaataatatcggAGGTCCATGGATTGCAACTTTTGTAAATCATTATTCTATGCCATAG